From Microbacterium pseudoresistens, the proteins below share one genomic window:
- a CDS encoding cation:proton antiporter, with translation MDVEFFYVIVGAVAVSAFARWRGWPAPLLVTLVALLASFLPFIHEITIDGHVLLNLVLPPLLYSAALDVSFVNFKRSMPQIRRLGIGLVLVTTVAAGLVAWWIMPELTLPGALLLGAIVAPPDAVSAAAIGRKLGLPRRIMTVLSGESLINDATSLTLYRVFASIVAGAALTVWDGVWQFALAVGVGVIVGLVFGAAVHQLRIRVSDPVVISAVGLLAPFGAYAISEHLQGSGVLTVVAMGLYVGFHSPRTTYTTRQQEGPIWLSADFLLEAYVFAYIGLQFTRVLRDLGSESVLDVLSLAGAVLLVVLFVRPLFIFPSEAWGRMWAGRKRRLWERGLESGRIAAMAARGSDDPRRRTPPMTMAEYDRQAGPVLSWRDKAVISWSGMRGVVTLATALAAADLAALDAEASHAIVIAAFMVTVATLMLQGLTLPWLIRMLGLADDTTEDEEDERELAAVRARTKEAGKDYLRTKRDEWIEKHGREEIEQFDVFIRRLLRVESGTDKAQEAQDSLDPRKHQREFAEYMEHLSKGWIEVRRELLIAERDAGTLNEEVMRELIDAMDAEELALDTRGAFRGGSRV, from the coding sequence ATGGATGTCGAGTTCTTCTATGTGATCGTCGGCGCCGTCGCGGTCTCCGCCTTCGCACGATGGAGAGGCTGGCCCGCACCCCTGCTGGTCACCCTCGTCGCCCTGCTGGCCTCGTTCCTGCCCTTCATCCACGAGATCACCATCGACGGCCACGTGCTGCTGAACCTCGTCCTCCCGCCGCTGCTGTATTCCGCGGCGCTGGATGTCTCGTTCGTCAACTTCAAGCGCAGCATGCCGCAGATCCGTCGGCTCGGCATCGGCCTCGTGCTCGTGACCACCGTCGCCGCGGGCCTGGTGGCATGGTGGATCATGCCCGAGCTCACCCTCCCGGGCGCCCTGCTGCTCGGGGCGATCGTGGCGCCGCCCGACGCGGTCTCGGCGGCCGCCATCGGACGCAAGCTCGGTCTTCCGCGCCGCATCATGACGGTGCTGTCGGGGGAGAGCCTCATCAACGACGCCACCTCGCTGACCCTGTATCGGGTGTTCGCGTCGATCGTCGCGGGCGCCGCGCTGACCGTGTGGGACGGCGTGTGGCAGTTCGCGCTCGCCGTGGGTGTGGGCGTCATCGTCGGTCTCGTCTTCGGCGCCGCCGTGCATCAGCTGCGCATCCGGGTGTCCGATCCCGTCGTCATCAGCGCGGTCGGGCTGCTCGCGCCCTTCGGCGCCTACGCCATCTCGGAGCACCTGCAGGGCTCGGGCGTGCTCACCGTCGTCGCCATGGGGCTGTATGTCGGGTTCCACTCCCCGCGCACCACGTACACGACACGCCAGCAGGAGGGGCCGATCTGGCTGTCGGCGGACTTCCTGCTCGAGGCGTACGTATTCGCGTACATCGGCCTGCAGTTCACCCGGGTGCTGCGCGATCTGGGCAGCGAATCCGTGCTCGACGTGCTCAGCCTCGCCGGCGCCGTGCTGCTGGTGGTGCTGTTCGTGCGACCGCTGTTCATCTTCCCCTCCGAGGCGTGGGGGCGCATGTGGGCCGGGCGCAAGAGACGGCTGTGGGAGCGGGGGCTCGAGAGCGGGCGTATCGCGGCGATGGCCGCGCGCGGGTCGGATGACCCGCGCCGCCGTACGCCGCCGATGACCATGGCGGAGTACGACCGGCAGGCGGGCCCCGTGCTCAGCTGGCGCGACAAGGCCGTGATCTCATGGTCGGGCATGCGGGGTGTGGTCACGCTGGCGACGGCGCTCGCCGCCGCCGACCTCGCCGCGCTGGATGCCGAGGCTTCGCACGCGATCGTGATCGCGGCGTTCATGGTGACCGTCGCGACCCTCATGCTGCAGGGGCTCACTCTGCCCTGGCTCATCCGCATGCTGGGGCTCGCCGACGACACGACGGAGGACGAGGAGGACGAGCGGGAGCTCGCCGCCGTCCGCGCGCGCACGAAGGAGGCCGGCAAGGACTACCTGCGCACCAAGCGCGATGAGTGGATCGAGAAGCACGGCCGCGAGGAGATCGAACAGTTCGACGTGTTCATCCGTCGTCTGCTGCGCGTCGAGTCGGGCACCGACAAGGCGCAGGAGGCGCAGGATTCGCTGGATCCCCGCAAGCACCAGCGCGAGTTCGCCGAGTACATGGAGCACCTGTCGAAGGGGTGGATCGAGGTGCGCCGCGAGCTGCTGATCGCCGAGCGCGACGCGGGCACCCTGAACGAAGAGGTGATGCGCGAGCTCATCGACGCGATGGATGCCGAAGAGCTCGCCCTCGACACCCGCGGCGCCTTCCGCGGCGGCTCGCGCGTGTAG